The following are encoded in a window of Paenibacillaceae bacterium GAS479 genomic DNA:
- a CDS encoding PTS system, mannitol-specific IIC component encodes MAQPTSPSSGGARVGVQKFGRFLSGMVMPNIGAFIAWGLITALFIPTGWLPNEYLAKLVGPMITYLLPLLIGYTGGTMVHKQRGGVIGALVTIGVIVGSDIPMFLGAMIVGPAAAWVLKKFDNAVEGKIRSGFEMLVNNFSLGIIGGGLTLIAYSLIGRAIEGLTNILSAGVTFLVDNHLLPLVNILIEPGKVLFLNNAINHGLLNPIAVEQAAETGKSLLYMLESNPGPGLGILLAYMVAGRGMARQSASGASIIHFFGGIHEIYFPYILMNPRLLLAVIAGGVSGTFTFSLLDAGLTGPASPGSIIAYIAMAPRGGLLPVLIGVAVSAAVSFVIAALLLKTSKQTDDSNEDLDEATRRLKDMKASGAATVAGTAGVATANPETASADASIQKPKEAIHKIVFSCDAGMGSSAMGASILRKKVKASGSNVEVTNTAISDIPADADIVITHHTLTDRARGVAPGAEHISIDNFLKSPEYDKLIDRLS; translated from the coding sequence ATGGCGCAACCAACTTCACCTTCGTCCGGAGGCGCACGCGTAGGCGTGCAAAAATTCGGGCGCTTTCTAAGCGGCATGGTCATGCCGAATATCGGCGCATTTATCGCCTGGGGCTTAATTACTGCCCTTTTTATCCCGACCGGCTGGCTGCCTAATGAATATTTAGCTAAGCTTGTAGGGCCAATGATTACCTATCTCCTGCCATTGCTCATCGGTTACACCGGCGGTACGATGGTACACAAGCAGCGTGGCGGCGTCATCGGCGCGCTTGTCACGATAGGTGTAATCGTCGGATCAGACATTCCGATGTTCCTCGGAGCCATGATTGTCGGTCCTGCGGCAGCGTGGGTGCTCAAGAAGTTTGATAACGCGGTCGAAGGAAAAATTCGTTCCGGCTTCGAAATGCTTGTTAACAACTTCTCGCTCGGCATTATCGGCGGTGGCCTTACTCTGATTGCATACTCGTTGATCGGGCGTGCCATCGAAGGCTTGACGAATATTTTGTCTGCGGGCGTAACATTTCTCGTCGACAACCATCTGCTCCCGCTTGTCAACATTCTGATTGAGCCGGGCAAAGTGCTGTTCCTGAACAATGCCATCAACCACGGCTTGCTCAATCCGATTGCAGTTGAACAAGCGGCAGAAACAGGCAAATCGCTCCTGTACATGCTGGAGTCCAACCCTGGACCAGGGCTAGGTATTCTGCTGGCCTACATGGTTGCTGGTCGCGGAATGGCTCGTCAGTCAGCTTCAGGCGCTTCGATTATCCATTTCTTCGGCGGGATTCATGAGATTTACTTCCCGTACATTCTGATGAATCCACGCCTTTTACTTGCGGTTATTGCAGGCGGCGTCAGCGGTACGTTCACATTTTCTTTGTTGGACGCGGGCCTCACAGGACCTGCTTCACCGGGTAGCATTATCGCTTATATCGCCATGGCTCCGCGCGGCGGCCTGCTGCCGGTTCTGATCGGTGTTGCCGTTTCGGCGGCTGTGTCATTCGTAATTGCAGCATTGCTGCTCAAAACGAGCAAACAAACGGATGATAGCAACGAAGACTTGGATGAAGCAACGCGTCGTCTGAAGGACATGAAAGCTTCTGGAGCGGCAACCGTAGCCGGTACGGCTGGTGTGGCAACTGCTAATCCCGAAACAGCTTCTGCAGATGCTTCAATCCAAAAGCCTAAAGAGGCTATTCATAAAATTGTGTTCTCCTGCGACGCCGGTATGGGTTCGAGCGCCATGGGAGCTTCAATCCTCCGTAAGAAAGTTAAAGCTTCTGGTTCGAATGTTGAAGTCACGAATACGGCGATCAGCGACATTCCAGCCGATGCGGACATCGTCATTACGCATCATACGCTGACGGACCGCGCTCGTGGTGTAGCACCGGGAGCAGAGCATATTTCAATCGATAATTTCCTGAAAAGCCCGGAGTACGATAAGCTGATCGATCGGCTGTCTTAA